Within the Glycine soja cultivar W05 chromosome 3, ASM419377v2, whole genome shotgun sequence genome, the region aaaatagacaTATTACAAGACtaaataataagaattaaaattaaaataatgattttttttctggataatttttttaaaaaattattttataaggataaaaaaagtatatattataaggaccaaaaatatatttaaatcaattttttataaaaaaaaatctttatatgtATATCAACTAGCATGCAACTATTTTCGctatcctttctttttgttgttttttttttatctgtaataTCCTTTCTGTCTCTGAGATATTTTCATATATCATAATACAAGTGTGTCCAAAAATAAAGCAAACCATACTTATTGCTGTGTTTTGGTTTGCACTTTCCTATGTGATCTGCGTTTCTCATGCTGGTACTTTTACCTTTTCATTGTGTAGGTCCCTCATTGCACTGCCTTCAATTGAATTCATAGCTTTTCCCAATTGAATGGAACAAGAGATCATAAACATGAAGAAAAAGCTGCGTGCAAgcttattcattttctttcatttgtgATTTAATCAATGACATGCctctatttttattaacaatattCCAAGTGTCAAGAGTGTCAACTCACTCTATAATTGCAAAATTGACCACACATTCTCCTCTATTGTTTAATGTGTCACTCTTCACCGAGACAACTCAAATTCAAAGATCTCATCAACATAACCAAGAGAGAACAAGGGAAAGAAATAAtttgaagaagatgaaaaagaagaaaattaacttATCTTAATTACATTAAACTTTGTTCTCTAGAGGAACGACCAGAGTTTTCGATCCCCGAGCATATCGAAATGGAAAGAATGATCTTCGACTTCTGCTATTACAATCTTCACTGGCACTAGCCAGATTTTGATGCCTATTATTCTGTTGTATCATGGTTTGAAAATCCAAGTAAAGTTGCTTATCATTAGCTGAATCCATCGAGAAAGATCTTCGAATCGGCTGAATAGAAAACTGCTCATCTTTCTTCCTAACATCAATGCACTCATCTCCCATGATAGAAACATGGTGACACTTCCTTGTAGAGTGACTTCTACTATACCCTACTATTCTTTGATTTCTTTCCCTTGTGTCACTTCTTTCTCGTTGCATCATCTGAGGCAGTGTTGCCACATGTTGTCCCCCAAGTTCAATGACCACAAAATCTTCGTCACTTCCCATGTAAGATAGCAATTGAGAATCCTGAGGGGAAGAACTTGGAGCTATGACATCATCCAATGAACAGTGTTTTTTGCCTGAAGTAATGCTTGATCTGCAAAGAGGGCAATTAGCATTGGTTTGAAGCCAAATATCAATGCAATGCAAGTGAAAGGCATGGCTACAGTTTGGCAAAACTTTTAGCATATC harbors:
- the LOC114406919 gene encoding RING-H2 finger protein ATL1-like; protein product: MALNYNPSYNLVHQAPHANTIIYHTTQPASDLPILAIIVPSIFVTAFILITYLTLVTKCCSNWHQLNPLRWISTLQASQHEHQDHQDPFIALSLSPMMWNHGLDESAIKEIPTLECTKAEAEKNIQSVCGCVVCLTEFQEHDMLKVLPNCSHAFHLHCIDIWLQTNANCPLCRSSITSGKKHCSLDDVIAPSSSPQDSQLLSYMGSDEDFVVIELGGQHVATLPQMMQRERSDTRERNQRIVGYSRSHSTRKCHHVSIMGDECIDVRKKDEQFSIQPIRRSFSMDSANDKQLYLDFQTMIQQNNRHQNLASASEDCNSRSRRSFFPFRYARGSKTLVVPLENKV